A window of Sphingomonas astaxanthinifaciens DSM 22298 genomic DNA:
GATGCGTGCGCAGGTCGCGCTCGAGCCGCCGCCGCTGCCCGAGCTCCCGGCCTTCCTGACCCAGCATCTCGATCCGCTCTCGGGCTTCGACGACACCGCCGACCTCGACGCCGCCGCGCGCGGGCTGATCGGGGGCGACGGGCAGTCGCTCAATATCCCGCAGCCCGACCTTCCCGAAGGCGCGCTTGCCCAGCCGATCAACCGCAATGCGCCGTGCCCCTGCGGCTCGGGCAAGAAGTTCAAGCACTGCCACGGGCAGCTGGCCTAGCCTGAGCTTGGCTCTTTCCTCGTCATTGCGAGGAGCGTAGCGACGCGGCAATCCAGAGCGGCAGCGGATTGCTTCGCTGCGCTCGCAATGACGAGTCCGGTTTGATGAACGTCCAGCGACCCCTGAGCACCGCCACCCTCGACCGCGCGGCCGTCCGCCGCGACTATCGCCGCGACGAGGAAGAGGTGGTCGCCGAGCGCCTCGCCCAGGCCAGGCTCGGCCCGCAGGCGGAACGCGAGGCAGAGGCGATCGCGCGGGCGCTGGTCAACCATGTCCGGGGCTCCAAGCCTTCGGGGCTCGACGCCTTCCTCCACGCCTACGACCTCGGCTCGGACGAGGGCATCGCGCTCATGTGCCTGGCCGAGGCGCTGCTGCGGATTCCCGACGCCCAGACCGCCGACGAGCTGATCCGCGACAAATTGTCCGGCCCCGACTGGTCGGACAAACTCGGCGACAGCGAATCCCCCTTCGTCAACGCCGCCACCTTCTCGTTGCTGCTGACCGGCAAGGTGCTCGACGCCGCCGAGGATCGCACCGCAAGCTGGAAGGCCGCGCTCGGCCGGGCGGTGGGGCGCCTCGGCGAGCCCGTGATCCGGACCGCGGTCGGCCAGGCGATGAAGATCCTCGGCGGCCAGTTCGTCTTCGGCCGCACCATCGACGAGGCGCTGTCGCGCGCCGCACCCGAACGCAAGAAGGGGCTCAGCCACAGCTTCGACATGCTGGGCGAGGCCGCCCGCACCATGGCCGACGCCGAGCGCTACGCCGACGCCTATCGCGGCGCGATCCGCCGCATCGCCAGGGAAGCGGGGGAGGGCGTGGTCCGCTCGCCCGGCATTTCGGTCAAGCTGTCGGCGCTTCACCCGCGCTACGAGGCGCTTCACGCCGAGGAGGCCAAGGCGGTCATCCTCCCCGTCCTGCGCGAACTCGCCGCCGCCGCCAGCGCGGCGCAAGTCCACCTCACCATCGACGCCGAGGAATCGGACCGGCTCGAACTTCAGATGGACTGCCTCGAGGCGCTGGTCGCCGACGACGCGCTGTTCGCCAACGGCTGGACCGGGCTCGGAATCGCGCTCCAGGCCTATGCCAAGCGCGCCCGCCCGGTGGCCGAATGGGTGGTCGAACTTGCCCGCGCGCACCGCCGCAAGCTCATGGTCCGGCTGGTCAAGGGCGCCTATTGGGACAGCGAGATCAAGGTCGCGCAGGTCGGCGGCTTCGACGATTATCCGGTCTTCACCCGCAAGGTCGCGACCGACGTCTCCTACCTCGCCTGCGCGTCCGTGCTGCTCGGCGCGCCCGACGCCATCTATCCTGCCTTCGCGACCCACAATGCGACCACCATCGGCGCGATCAAGGCGCTGGCCGGCACCACCCCGTTCGAGTTCCAGCGCCTCCACGGCATGGGCGAGGAACTCTACGAGGGCCTCGCGCGGCTCGAAAAGCAGATGGGCCAGCCGCAGACCCCGGTGCGCATCTACGCGCCGGTCGGCAGCCACAAGGAATTGCTCGCCTATCTCGTCCGCCGCCTGCTCGAGAACGGCGCAAACAGCTCGTTCGTCAACCGCATCGCCGACGCCGAGGTCAAGGTCGAGGAACTGACCCGCGATCCCGTCGCCCAGCTTGCCGCAATGGACCCCCGCCGCAATCCGGCAATTCCCTGCCCGGGCGAGATGTTCGGCTCGGCCCGCCGCAATTCGTCGGGTTGCGACCTCAGTGATCCGACCGTCCTCAACCCGCTGCTGCGCCGGCTCGCCGATCTCGAGGCGAAGCGCTGGACGGCCGGGGAGGGGAGCGGCGCGCGCCATGCGATCACCGCGCCCTTCGATCACCGGATCATCGTCGGCGAGGCGGTCGAGGCGACCGCGGCGGAGCTCGACGCCATGCTGCGCCGCGCCCATGCCGCGCAAGGCGCGTGGGACGCACTTGGCGGCGAGGCCCGCGCCCGCCTGCTCGACCGGACCGCCGACCTGTTCGAGGCGCATCGCGAGGACTTCTACTCGCTCTGCATCCGCGAGGCGGGCAAGACCCTCCCCGACGCCATCCTCGAAGTGCGCGAAGCGGTCGATTTCCTTCGTTATTATGCGGCCGAAGGGCGTCGCCTCTTCTCTCACGCGCACCGGCTCCCCGGGCCGACGGGCGAGACCAACGAGCTTCGCCTCCACGGCCGCGGGGTGTGGGCCTGCATCTCGCCCTGGAACTTCCCGCTGGCGATCTTCACCGGGCCGGTCGCCGCCGCGCTCGCCGCGGGCAATGCCGCCATCGCCAAGCCCGCCGAGCAGACCCCGCTGATCGGCGCGCTCGCGATTGCGCTGATGCACGAGGCCGGCATTCCGCAGGATGTCGTCGGCCTCGCGGTCGGCGACGGCAAGGTCGGCGCCGCGCTCACCGCCCATCCGCTCATCGCCGGGGTCGCCTTCACCGGCTCGACCGCGGTCGCCCGCGCGATCAACCGCAGCCTCGCGGAGCGCGACGGCCCGATCGTCCCGCTGATCGCCGAGACGGGCGGCCAGAATGCGATGATCGTCGACAGCTCGGCCCTGCCCGAGCAGGTCACCCGCGACGTCGTCGCAAGCGCCTTCCAGTCGGCCGGCCAGCGTTGTTCGGCGCTGCGCGTCCTGTTCGTCCAGGAAGACGTCGCCGACACGATGGTGACGATGATCCGCGGCGCGATGGAGGCGCTGACGATCGGTGACCCGCGCCTGCCGACCACCGACGTCGGCCCGGTGATCGACGCCGAGGCCAAGGCGAGCCTCGACGCGCACGTCGCCGAGCTTCGCGCCGCCGGCCGGGTGGTGGCCGAGCGCGCACTCCCCGCCGAGGCCGGGCAGGGCAGCTTCGTCGCCCCGGTCATCGCCGAACTGCCCGACCTGTCGGCGCTAAGCGACGAGCATTTCGGTCCCGTGCTTCACGTCATCCGCTGGAAGGCGGGCGAACTCGGCAAGGTGATCGACCAGGTCAATGCCACCGGCTTCGGCCTGACGCTCGGCCTGCAGAGCCGAATCGACACCGTCCATGCCGAGGTCCAGGCCAAGGCGCGGGTCGGCAACCTCTACGTCAATCGCAACCAGATCGGTGCGGTGGTCGAGAGCCAGCCGTTCGGCGGCGAGGGCCTGTCGGGCACCGGGCCCAAGGCGGGCGGCCCGCATTATGTCGCGCGCTTCGCGACCGAGCGGGTGAAGTGCGTCGACACCACGGCGGCGGGGGGCAACGCCACTTTGATGGCGGCGATCGACTAGGTCTCAAGTCCATGCTGAACCCGCGGCCGTCGCGGGCGTTCTGCCGGGAAATATTCCGGAGCCACAACCATGGACATCACCGATCTCGTTCTCGACCAGCATCAGGAACAGCGCCGCCTGTTTGCGCATCTCCAGGAGATGCGCGGCGCCAGCAAGGACGAGCTGTCGGCCGTCTGGGAATCGCTGAAGGGGCTGCTCGACGCCCATGCCGAGGCCGAGGAGCGCTTTCTCTATCCGCGCCTGCT
This region includes:
- the putA gene encoding bifunctional proline dehydrogenase/L-glutamate gamma-semialdehyde dehydrogenase PutA, with translation MNVQRPLSTATLDRAAVRRDYRRDEEEVVAERLAQARLGPQAEREAEAIARALVNHVRGSKPSGLDAFLHAYDLGSDEGIALMCLAEALLRIPDAQTADELIRDKLSGPDWSDKLGDSESPFVNAATFSLLLTGKVLDAAEDRTASWKAALGRAVGRLGEPVIRTAVGQAMKILGGQFVFGRTIDEALSRAAPERKKGLSHSFDMLGEAARTMADAERYADAYRGAIRRIAREAGEGVVRSPGISVKLSALHPRYEALHAEEAKAVILPVLRELAAAASAAQVHLTIDAEESDRLELQMDCLEALVADDALFANGWTGLGIALQAYAKRARPVAEWVVELARAHRRKLMVRLVKGAYWDSEIKVAQVGGFDDYPVFTRKVATDVSYLACASVLLGAPDAIYPAFATHNATTIGAIKALAGTTPFEFQRLHGMGEELYEGLARLEKQMGQPQTPVRIYAPVGSHKELLAYLVRRLLENGANSSFVNRIADAEVKVEELTRDPVAQLAAMDPRRNPAIPCPGEMFGSARRNSSGCDLSDPTVLNPLLRRLADLEAKRWTAGEGSGARHAITAPFDHRIIVGEAVEATAAELDAMLRRAHAAQGAWDALGGEARARLLDRTADLFEAHREDFYSLCIREAGKTLPDAILEVREAVDFLRYYAAEGRRLFSHAHRLPGPTGETNELRLHGRGVWACISPWNFPLAIFTGPVAAALAAGNAAIAKPAEQTPLIGALAIALMHEAGIPQDVVGLAVGDGKVGAALTAHPLIAGVAFTGSTAVARAINRSLAERDGPIVPLIAETGGQNAMIVDSSALPEQVTRDVVASAFQSAGQRCSALRVLFVQEDVADTMVTMIRGAMEALTIGDPRLPTTDVGPVIDAEAKASLDAHVAELRAAGRVVAERALPAEAGQGSFVAPVIAELPDLSALSDEHFGPVLHVIRWKAGELGKVIDQVNATGFGLTLGLQSRIDTVHAEVQAKARVGNLYVNRNQIGAVVESQPFGGEGLSGTGPKAGGPHYVARFATERVKCVDTTAAGGNATLMAAID